A genomic segment from Coccinella septempunctata chromosome 3, icCocSept1.1, whole genome shotgun sequence encodes:
- the LOC123309933 gene encoding uncharacterized protein LOC123309933: protein MQTEDRSIVTYESNPQPHEILHIKCYVIQFIREQIANIKGRAPTKRGSPNETKQLPETPIREHNESKAIEDSSSPCQPWGWLQWLLLYLLLLLMFLYGAIIGANFCQNKRYGCHPLYPFAGLGRKGHEVVF, encoded by the exons ATGCAGACAGAGGATAGGAGTATAGTCACATATGAATCGAATCCGCAACCACACGAAATTTTACATATAAAATGTTACGTTATTCAGTTCATTCGGGAGCAAATAGCAAATATTAAAGGGAGAGCACCCACAAAGAGAGG GTCTCCTAACGAAACCAAACAATTACCAGAAACTCCAATAAGAGAGCACAACGAGTCCAAAGCTATAGAAGATTCTAGTTCACCATGTCAACCATGGGGATGGCTGCAATGGCTATTACTCTATTTACTGCTTCTCCTCATGTTTTTGTACGGAGCTATTATTGGTGCCAATTTTTGTCAAAATAAACGATACGGATGTCATCCATTATATCCGTTTGCTGGACTTGGAAGGAAGGGGCACGAAGTTGTGTTTTAA
- the LOC123309270 gene encoding uncharacterized protein LOC123309270, with amino-acid sequence MSMRPSSTEGTARAPAFTSPNPTRQLFLIEDLRSTPNRLLVPEGPTWFTDASVLSTRIIVGIVGPCFNLSILLGKDYTPKNTSICCESQATPKPLSKEKVNSYSVRECKEVLRELGSSNVVNVIWCRAHSGRPGNEKADILAMRGGR; translated from the exons ATGTCAATGCGTCCCTCCTCCACAGAGGGGACCGCACGGGCACCAGCTTTTACTTCGCCGAACCCTACACGGCAATTGTTCCTGATAGAGGACCTAcggtctacaccaaacaggcttcttgtgcctgaaggtcccacttggttcactGATGCCTCTGTGCTGTCCACAAGAATCATagtgggaattgtgggacctTGTTTTAACCTGTCCATCCTCCTAGGGAAGGATTATACTCCGAAAAACACATCTA TATGTTGTGAGAGTCAGGCAACCCCGAAACCCCTTTCAAAGGAAAAGGTTAACTCATATTCAGTAAGGGAATGCAAGGAAGTTCTGCGCGAGCTGGGCTCCAGTAACGTTGTAAACGTTATTTGGTGTCGGGCGCACTCGGGGCGTCCtggaaacgagaaggcagacatacttgcTATGCGGGGGGGCCGCTAA
- the LOC123309269 gene encoding S-phase kinase-associated protein 1 — protein MPQIKLQSSDGETFNVDVEIAKCSVTIKTMLEDLGMDDEEEEIVPLPNVNSAILKKVIQWATYHKDDPPPPEDDENKEKRTDDISSWDADFLKVDQGTLFELILAANYLDIKGLLDVTCKTVANMIKGKAPEEIRKTFNIKNDFTASEEEQVRKENEWCEEK, from the coding sequence atgCCGCAAATCAAGTTGCAATCATCTGACGGGGAGACTTTCAACGTTGATGTTGAAATTGCAAAATGTTCCGTTACAATAAAAACTATGTTAGAAGATTTAGGTATGGATGATGAAGAGGAAGAAATTGTTCCCCTTCCGAACGTGAATTCTGCTATATTGAAAAAAGTCATTCAATGGGCTACTTACCACAAAGACGACCCACCACCACCGGAAGATGATGAAAACAAGGAAAAAAGAACTGATGATATTTCATCTTGGGATGCTGATTTTTTGAAGGTTGATCAGGGTACCCTGTTCGAACTTATACTGGCAGCCAATTATCTTGATATCAAAGGTTTGTTGGACGTTACATGTAAAACAGTTGCGAATATGATCAAGGGAAAGGCACCAGAGGAGATAAGGAAAACGTTCAACATCAAGAATGACTTTACAGCTTCTGAGGAAGAACAAGTACGCAAAGAAAACGAGTGGTGCGAAGAGAagtaa